From Poecile atricapillus isolate bPoeAtr1 chromosome Z, bPoeAtr1.hap1, whole genome shotgun sequence, one genomic window encodes:
- the RPS23 gene encoding small ribosomal subunit protein uS12 produces MGKCRGLRTARKLRSHRRDQKWHDKQYKKAHLGTALKANPFGGASHAKGIVLEKVGVEAKQPNSAIRKCVRVQLIKNGKKITAFVPNDGCLNFIEENDEVLVAGFGRKGHAVGDIPGVRFKVVKVANVSLLALYKGKKERPRS; encoded by the exons ATGG GGAAGTGCCGAGGCCTCCGCACCGCTCGGAAGCTGCGCAGCCACCGCCGGGACCAGAAGTGGCACGACAAGCAGTACAAGAAGGCGCACTTGGGCACGGCGCTGAAGGCCAACCCCTTCGGGGGCGCTTCCCACGCCAAGGGCATCGTCCTGGAGAAAGT GGGGGTCGAAGCCAAGCAGCCCAACTCTGCCATCAGGAAATGTGTCAGGGTGCAGCTTATTAAGAACggcaaaaaaatcacagcttttgTGCCCAACGATGGCTGCCTGAACTTCATCGAG GAGAACGACGAGGTGCTGGTGGCCGGCTTTGGGCGCAAGGGGCACGCCGTGGGGGACATCCCAGGCGTGCGCTTCAAGGTGGTCAAGGTGGCCAACGTGTCCCTGCTGGCCCTCTACAAGGGCAAGAAGGAGAGACCCAGGTCGTAA
- the LOC131573356 gene encoding V-type proton ATPase subunit S1-like protein, whose protein sequence is MERSGAALRLLHLLLQLLQLLQLTCTDSSTAGNGSHGFSDQESLQRDGQHYSGHVKPNISQVAIAQAVSYNSSRAGQWGAAPRRPFPHGHSSPLNVTINGTPCILFWAKRIIIRLENHTQLDLTERTFGVHATVDVGDSNCSEDSATLSLKFGDIGNLKGLVIRLLLTTSSYQLSVQSWFSLHRLQLLYNHSLQASFNATGIRAPAAYSFHCEHVSSLHRYDALLVPSSADDLSHLWEVTFIDFQIQGFNVQEGHFAYARDCASFLSPAILMGLVMSLVLLLVLAYALHMLIHLKSLDRHYESKASPGYFAQMKDSDMGDEKEPLRNSGNESYELRNQQFGKIYI, encoded by the exons ATggagcggagcggggctgcCCTGCGGCTCCtgcatctgctgctgcagctcctgcagctgctgcagctcaccTGCACCGACAGCAGCACCGCCGGGAACGG TTCACATGGATTTTCAGACCAAGAATCTCTCCAGAGAGATG GTCAGCATTACAGTGGTCATGTGAAGCCAAACATCAGTCAGGTGGCAATTGCACAG GCTGTCAGCTACAACTCGAGCAGGGCAGGACAGTGGGGAGCAGCGCCCCGGAGGCCGTTCCCCCATGGCCACTCCAGCCCCCTGAATGTCACCATCAATGGCACCCCCTGCATCCTGTTCTGGGCCAAGAGGATCATCATCAGGCTGGAGAACCACACCCAGCTGGATTTGACAGAGAGGACCTTCGGTGTCCATGCCACCGTGGACGTTGGGGACTCAAACTGCAGCGAGGACAGCGCCAC GCTTTCCCTGAAGTTTGGTGATATTGGCAACCTAAAGGGACTTGTTATCAG GCTCCTGTTAACCACCAGCTCCTACCAGCTGTCTGTGCAGAGCTGGTTCAGcttgcacaggctgcagctgctgtacAACCACTCGCTGCAGGCCAGCTTCAACGCCACGGGGATCCGCGCGCCGGCCGCCTACTCCTTCCACTGCGAGCACGTCAGCAGCCTGCACAGATACGATGCTCTGCTcgtccccagctctgcagatgaCCTCTCACACCTCTGGGAGGTCACCTTCATCGACTTCCAG ATTCAGGGTTTTAACGTTCAAGAAGGACATTTTGCCTACGCCAGAGACTGTGCATCCTTCCTCTCCCCAGCCATCCTGATGGGGTTGGTGATGtccctggttctgctgctggtccTGGCCTATGCTCTGCACATGCTCATCCACCTGAAATCTCTCGACAGGCACTATGAAAGCAAAGCTTCTCCTGGCTATTTTGCACAGATGAAAGACAGTGACATGGGGGATGAGAAGGAGCCACTGAGAAACAGTGGAAATGAGTCCTATGAACTCAGGAACCAACAGTTTggtaaaatatatatttag